The Salvelinus fontinalis isolate EN_2023a chromosome 7, ASM2944872v1, whole genome shotgun sequence genomic sequence TCATTCGTAAAGCTCCGGTGATGAGGGAGACATCAGTCTCATCACCATCCTCGAAATCGTCAGGTTTCGCCAAGGGCACATGCTTAGATCCACCTACAGCAGGTTTTACTATTAGTCTTGATACCTatggcctggtcccagatctgtttttgtACTGTCATGCCAACTCCTGGCATGATgacataaacagatctgggaccaggccaaGATACACACAGTAAAACACCAGGTCTATTCTTCCTCACAAAACTTTAATTCAGGAACAAATCAATGTCAATCAGATCCTACCTGGAAGCAGATCGCGGAAGTCTGTGACGTACTCTCCTGACCATTCCCTTTTCTTGTTGCAGGCCACCTCCATTTCAAAGGGGGTCACGACCGGTTTGTAGAACTCACTGGAGTCCAACAGAGAGTTCTCAGGACATGCGATCAGTACATAAATGTCAATCTCAAGAAAGTTAGCCAGTTTGGCCACATTCAGTTTCCCCATGGCAAACATGTAGCTCTTTTTCCCTGCTCTGTGGATGGTTTCTTTCAGCTGCTCGATGATGGTGAGGTAGTTTGCCACGCCAAGTGTACCCACAAGAATGCCCACCACACTGGCATCCTTTGCCCTCTCTATTGCGTAATATCGCTTCATCAAAGCTTTGTTGATACTGATCGACTCAGTCCGACCTGTCATTGTTACAGGGTCAAAAGAGCAGAAAGAGCAGCGGTTCCAAGTCATCATGAAGTTTGTCATGGTTGCACCTTCATGGCCGATAAAAAACACACTGTAGTCCTCAATGGTCTGTCCACATTTCAAGACAAACTGCCTTCCGAACTGGTGAACGACTTGATCACCGTTTTGACACTGAGAACTGCTGACATTGTGTTGTCCATGTGTTTCTCCGTGACTGTAGCAAAGTTCTCCGTCCACGTGAAGGGTTGAGGCGACAATGTTCGGATACTCAGAGGACAGCAGCGCCAGAAGATCGTCTGAGGAGAGACATTATCATGCTATAAACCAGTATTAAGTAAATTGCTAAAATATGTTGAAACGCATATCTCGTTTTAATTTATTTCTAAAACTATGTCGCAAATCAACCTGAGGAAAAAGTATAAATCGCTCACATTCCTTTGTTAGGATATCACAAACTCAAAGTTACCCGGCTTAAAAAACATTCACACAATGGGACAAAAGGGACATACGTCATTGTGTGAAGCTGAAAGGCTTACCATTAATGTGATCATAGTTGACATCATACAAGAGGATGACGTGACTCTGTCTGTTGGGGTATAGCTCTCTGAAGGAGGAGACACACTTCTCCAGGACCACAGGTTTCCTCTCAAAGACGTACATCAGAGGGAGTCTTCTGGATGGGCTGAGACAAGCCCTCCCGTAGTGTACGATGCAGTCTGCGCCCACATGCTCCGCTGCAA encodes the following:
- the LOC129859156 gene encoding 2-(3-amino-3-carboxypropyl)histidine synthase subunit 2-like — encoded protein: MTDAFSTNSELVLQRVLDVTPEKDVHCGNLDEHYQIKATCHFINDHQFKKVALQFPDEVLVDSIAIAAEIEKGTKAKLFILGDTSYGSCCVDEVAAEHVGADCIVHYGRACLSPSRRLPLMYVFERKPVVLEKCVSSFRELYPNRQSHVILLYDVNYDHINDDLLALLSSEYPNIVASTLHVDGELCYSHGETHGQHNVSSSQCQNGDQVVHQFGRQFVLKCGQTIEDYSVFFIGHEGATMTNFMMTWNRCSFCSFDPVTMTGRTESISINKALMKRYYAIERAKDASVVGILVGTLGVANYLTIIEQLKETIHRAGKKSYMFAMGKLNVAKLANFLEIDIYVLIACPENSLLDSSEFYKPVVTPFEMEVACNKKREWSGEYVTDFRDLLPGGSKHVPLAKPDDFEDGDETDVSLITGALRMTRFSSSEPVSSSRDSSLVLRNQALTVANANTAATFLAGRSWQGLEQKLGETPVVKALEGRKGIAIAYEEEPTIDTDH